In a single window of the Methylorubrum extorquens genome:
- a CDS encoding M81 family metallopeptidase: MRIVTARVNHETNTFSPLATPLTSFNPLWGDDALAAGRDASTALGAFIRFAQARGAVVSVPVSAQANPSGPVADSAFEALCAALLEAIRPGCDAILLDLHGAMVTESHDDGEGELLARIREIAPGTPIGVALDLHGNITGRVVDNCDVLAGFKSYPHVDMAETGERVAGIVGRMLDEGLRPARAWIHPPMLAHTLRMDTRVAGPMRDAVLAAQTVETRPGVLAATIFGGFSLADLAETGVSVTVTAESQEAADEAARDLAAGLWGNRESFVYDEAPLAESIAAAQAALAGPGDGPVLLLDHGDNCMSGGTCDVMDVLANALEAGLEGIVAGPICDPRAVSILHAAGVGARVELEIGNRVPLPGFGPRLPLTVAGTVAAVGDGEYRITGPTYTGQRCSMGRAAVIDTGRARILVSEQPHEPWDLGVFTACGINPATARVLILKSRMYCRPVFEPIACTVVECASRGVTSSDYGLFTFEKLARPIFPLDQNVAWNPQ; the protein is encoded by the coding sequence ATGCGTATCGTCACAGCCAGGGTGAACCACGAGACCAACACGTTCTCGCCCCTCGCGACCCCGCTTACCAGCTTCAATCCGCTCTGGGGGGATGATGCCCTGGCGGCCGGGCGGGACGCCTCCACGGCGCTAGGCGCCTTCATTCGGTTCGCGCAGGCGCGCGGGGCAGTCGTTTCGGTGCCGGTGTCGGCTCAAGCGAATCCGAGCGGACCCGTGGCGGACTCCGCCTTCGAGGCGCTCTGCGCCGCGCTTCTCGAGGCGATCCGCCCCGGCTGCGACGCCATCCTCCTTGACCTTCACGGGGCGATGGTGACCGAGAGCCACGACGACGGGGAGGGCGAGCTTCTCGCCCGCATCCGCGAAATCGCGCCCGGCACGCCCATCGGGGTCGCTCTGGATCTTCACGGCAACATCACCGGCCGGGTGGTCGACAATTGCGACGTGCTGGCAGGCTTCAAGTCCTACCCGCACGTTGACATGGCCGAGACCGGCGAGCGCGTGGCCGGCATCGTCGGACGAATGCTCGACGAGGGGCTACGGCCGGCTAGGGCCTGGATACATCCTCCGATGCTCGCCCACACCCTGCGCATGGACACCCGCGTGGCGGGACCGATGCGAGACGCCGTCCTGGCGGCTCAGACAGTCGAGACCCGTCCCGGCGTACTGGCGGCCACGATCTTCGGCGGCTTCTCCCTTGCGGATCTCGCCGAGACCGGTGTCTCCGTCACGGTCACGGCGGAAAGTCAGGAGGCCGCCGACGAGGCAGCCCGAGACCTCGCCGCAGGGCTCTGGGGCAACCGCGAAAGCTTCGTCTATGACGAGGCGCCCCTGGCCGAGTCCATCGCAGCGGCACAGGCTGCGCTAGCCGGGCCGGGCGACGGCCCGGTGCTTCTCCTCGACCACGGCGACAACTGCATGTCGGGGGGCACCTGCGACGTGATGGACGTGCTCGCCAACGCCCTCGAGGCCGGCCTCGAGGGCATCGTTGCCGGCCCGATCTGCGACCCCCGCGCCGTCTCCATCCTGCACGCGGCCGGCGTCGGCGCCCGGGTCGAACTGGAGATCGGCAATCGCGTCCCCCTGCCGGGTTTCGGCCCTAGGTTGCCCCTCACAGTCGCCGGCACCGTGGCAGCGGTCGGCGACGGCGAATATCGTATCACCGGCCCGACCTATACGGGACAGCGCTGCAGCATGGGCCGGGCGGCGGTGATCGATACGGGGAGGGCCCGCATCCTTGTCAGTGAGCAGCCGCACGAGCCATGGGACCTCGGCGTGTTCACCGCTTGCGGAATCAACCCGGCCACGGCACGAGTCCTGATCCTAAAATCGCGGATGTACTGTCGACCCGTCTTCGAGCCAATCGCATGTACCGTCGTGGAGTGCGCGAGCCGCGGCGTAACCAGTTCCGACTACGGGCTGTTCACGTTCGAGAAGCTCGCCCGCCCGATCTTTCCTCTGGACCAAAACGTGGCCTGGAATCCGCAATGA
- a CDS encoding aspartate aminotransferase family protein translates to MDPHTATNSPGLDAYWMPFTANRQFKAAPRMLASAKDMHYTATDGRSVLDGTAGLWCVNAGHGRQDIASAVERQLTTLDFAPSFQMGHPAAFDFAERLAAIAPGGPEAKLDRVFFTGSGSESVDTALKIALAYQRAIGQGTRTKLIGRERGYHGVGFGGISVGGLVNNRRVFPLLPGVDHLRHTHDLERNAFTHGLPEHGADLADDLERLVALHGAETIAACIVEPVAGSTGVLLPPKGYLERLRAICDRHGILLIFDEVITGFGRLGTPFATDYFGVVPDLVTTAKGLTNGALPMGAVFCARAVHDAMMHGPEAVIELFHGYTYSGHPVACAAGLATLDIYEREGLLTRGAELADAWAGTMHGLRAAGHVIDIRTIGLVAGIELAPRPGAPGARAYDVFVDCFERGLLIRVTGDIIALSPPLIVDPEQIDTMASMLGDAIARAA, encoded by the coding sequence ATGGACCCGCACACCGCTACGAATTCACCGGGCCTTGACGCCTACTGGATGCCGTTCACAGCCAACCGCCAGTTCAAGGCGGCACCCCGGATGCTCGCATCCGCCAAGGACATGCACTACACGGCTACAGACGGGCGCAGCGTTCTCGACGGAACCGCCGGCCTCTGGTGCGTCAATGCCGGGCACGGACGCCAGGACATCGCCTCGGCGGTGGAGCGCCAACTCACCACCCTTGATTTCGCGCCCTCGTTCCAGATGGGGCACCCCGCCGCCTTTGACTTCGCCGAGCGACTGGCCGCCATCGCGCCGGGCGGCCCCGAAGCGAAGCTCGACCGGGTATTCTTTACCGGTTCGGGGTCAGAATCCGTTGATACCGCCCTCAAGATCGCGCTCGCCTACCAGCGCGCCATCGGCCAGGGCACGCGCACCAAACTGATCGGGCGCGAGCGCGGCTATCACGGGGTCGGCTTCGGCGGCATCTCGGTGGGGGGCCTCGTCAACAACCGTCGCGTCTTTCCGCTTCTGCCGGGCGTCGATCACCTGCGCCACACCCACGACCTGGAGCGCAATGCCTTCACCCATGGCCTGCCGGAGCATGGGGCGGACCTCGCAGACGACCTCGAGCGCCTCGTCGCCCTTCACGGGGCCGAGACCATCGCAGCCTGCATCGTCGAGCCCGTCGCCGGCTCCACGGGCGTGCTTCTGCCGCCCAAGGGCTATCTCGAGCGTCTGCGGGCGATCTGCGACCGGCATGGAATCCTGCTGATCTTCGACGAGGTCATCACCGGGTTCGGCCGCCTCGGCACGCCCTTCGCCACGGATTACTTCGGCGTCGTTCCCGACCTCGTCACCACCGCCAAGGGCCTCACGAACGGCGCCCTGCCGATGGGCGCCGTGTTCTGCGCGCGGGCGGTGCACGATGCGATGATGCACGGCCCCGAGGCGGTGATCGAGCTGTTCCATGGCTATACTTATTCGGGGCACCCGGTGGCCTGCGCCGCCGGCCTCGCCACCCTCGACATCTACGAGCGGGAAGGCCTGCTGACGCGCGGTGCCGAGCTTGCGGACGCGTGGGCCGGCACGATGCATGGCCTGCGCGCCGCCGGCCACGTCATCGACATCCGCACCATCGGCCTCGTCGCCGGAATCGAACTGGCGCCCCGGCCCGGTGCGCCGGGCGCACGGGCCTACGACGTCTTCGTCGATTGCTTCGAACGCGGCCTGCTCATCCGCGTTACGGGCGACATCATCGCCTTGTCGCCGCCGTTGATCGTGGACCCCGAGCAAATCGACACGATGGCGTCGATGCTGGGCGATGCCATCGCCCGCGCCGCCTGA
- a CDS encoding Zn-dependent hydrolase codes for MSNLTINAERLWDTLTETAAIGATSDGGIARLTLSDEDRQVRDWLRVQVEALGCTLTVDAVGNMFALRPGRNPDLKPIAFGSHLDTQPTGGRFDGVLGVLAGLEVLRTLDGAAYVTEAPLLLVNWTNEEGARFAPAMLGSGVYAGIYAGDWAEAREDAAGTCFGAALDAIGYRGVAAPGSVPFGAMFELHIEQGPILEAQGATIGVVQGVQGMRWYEVTLEGQSAHTGSTPMAMRRNALLGAARLVEAVDAAAHAHAPDAVGTVGHLCVTPNSHNVIPGHVFLTVDLRHPDDAVLDAMEAAMSEVLDSIASDLSLASQLRPIARTAPVAFDLDCIASVRRAADKGGHATRDIVSGAGHDAAHLAGLVPTTMVFVPSAGGLSHNPAESTTPSECAAGAQVLLDAVLDYDSRTSSSAA; via the coding sequence ATGTCGAACCTCACCATCAACGCCGAGCGCCTCTGGGACACCCTGACCGAGACCGCCGCCATCGGTGCCACTTCCGACGGCGGCATTGCCCGCCTGACCCTGAGCGACGAGGACCGCCAAGTGCGCGACTGGCTCCGGGTCCAGGTCGAAGCGCTCGGCTGCACCCTCACGGTGGATGCGGTGGGCAACATGTTCGCCCTGCGCCCCGGCCGGAACCCGGACCTGAAGCCCATCGCATTCGGCAGCCACCTCGACACCCAGCCCACCGGCGGCAGGTTCGACGGTGTGCTCGGCGTGCTCGCCGGGCTCGAGGTGCTCCGCACCCTGGACGGGGCCGCCTACGTCACCGAGGCGCCGCTGCTGCTGGTGAACTGGACCAACGAGGAGGGCGCGCGCTTCGCCCCCGCCATGCTCGGCTCTGGGGTCTATGCGGGCATCTATGCCGGCGACTGGGCCGAGGCCCGTGAGGACGCGGCGGGAACCTGCTTCGGCGCAGCGCTCGACGCCATCGGCTATCGCGGCGTGGCGGCACCGGGCTCCGTGCCGTTCGGCGCGATGTTCGAACTCCATATTGAGCAGGGGCCGATCCTGGAGGCGCAAGGGGCTACCATCGGCGTCGTGCAGGGCGTGCAGGGCATGCGCTGGTACGAGGTTACCCTGGAGGGGCAGTCCGCCCATACCGGCTCGACCCCGATGGCGATGCGGCGCAATGCGCTCCTCGGCGCCGCGCGCCTCGTGGAAGCGGTGGATGCCGCGGCGCACGCGCACGCCCCCGACGCCGTCGGCACGGTCGGCCACCTCTGCGTGACGCCCAACTCCCACAATGTGATCCCCGGCCACGTGTTTCTCACCGTGGATCTGCGCCACCCCGACGACGCCGTGCTCGACGCCATGGAGGCGGCCATGAGCGAGGTGCTCGACAGCATCGCCAGCGACCTGTCCCTCGCCTCGCAGCTGCGTCCCATTGCCCGGACCGCCCCGGTCGCTTTCGATCTCGACTGCATCGCCTCCGTGCGGCGCGCGGCCGATAAGGGCGGGCACGCCACCCGCGATATCGTTTCGGGCGCCGGCCACGACGCGGCGCATCTGGCGGGCCTCGTGCCGACCACCATGGTGTTTGTGCCGAGCGCCGGCGGCCTCAGCCACAACCCGGCGGAATCGACGACGCCATCGGAATGCGCGGCCGGCGCACAGGTTCTCCTCGACGCCGTGCTCGACTATGATTCCCGCACAAGCAGCTCGGCGGCCTGA
- a CDS encoding ABC transporter substrate-binding protein, whose translation MQDRRAFLKGSLVVGAGAVSGVALPGLLRSARAADGPLVIGAPLPISGAFAANGKFASLGAAFAARKAAAALGRKIVVTDIDTEGKPAPAARKLQEAMAQGTRLFAGGILSSEALVMGKEATKSEGVFITTAGADEITGSDCNRGTFRWSVPTFGAIAQTVRPLIEQMPQAKRWYTITPQYVFGEGLLSAAKVVFQEKGIEHVGNSYHSLAEKEFSGYLTNAIAAKPDVLLLLNFGSQSSDALRQAVSFGLKKRMTIVLAWASGLEQFEALGADLCEGVYFGAQYWHGIDSPLNKELVSKLRESAKMTPNYSFAGSYQITKLLLDAVAKAGSAEGPAVIKALEGLGYSGLTGHEEIRAADHQVIKDYYLLKGKAKSAMKDKDDFANVVNAGKSFLSPEAAGCKMQQG comes from the coding sequence ATGCAAGATCGTCGCGCATTTTTAAAGGGTTCCTTGGTTGTCGGTGCCGGCGCCGTTTCCGGCGTCGCGCTTCCTGGTTTGCTGCGAAGTGCCCGCGCGGCCGATGGGCCTCTCGTCATCGGGGCACCGCTGCCCATCTCCGGAGCTTTCGCCGCCAACGGCAAATTCGCATCCCTTGGCGCTGCGTTTGCCGCCCGGAAGGCTGCCGCGGCGCTCGGGCGCAAGATCGTGGTCACGGACATCGACACCGAGGGCAAGCCGGCACCGGCAGCTCGCAAGCTGCAGGAGGCCATGGCGCAGGGAACGCGTCTGTTCGCCGGCGGCATTCTATCATCGGAAGCCCTGGTGATGGGCAAGGAAGCGACGAAGTCTGAGGGCGTCTTCATCACCACGGCGGGGGCGGACGAGATCACCGGTTCGGACTGCAACCGCGGCACCTTCCGCTGGAGCGTGCCGACCTTCGGGGCTATCGCGCAGACCGTGCGGCCGCTGATCGAGCAGATGCCGCAGGCCAAGCGCTGGTACACCATCACACCGCAATACGTGTTCGGCGAGGGCCTGCTGAGCGCCGCCAAGGTGGTGTTCCAGGAGAAGGGCATCGAACATGTCGGCAACAGCTACCATTCGCTGGCCGAGAAGGAATTCAGCGGCTACCTGACCAATGCCATCGCAGCCAAGCCCGACGTGCTGTTGCTCCTCAATTTTGGTTCGCAATCTTCGGATGCGCTCCGTCAGGCCGTCAGCTTCGGCCTCAAGAAGCGCATGACCATTGTGCTGGCCTGGGCTTCAGGCCTGGAGCAATTCGAGGCTCTGGGAGCAGACCTGTGCGAGGGCGTATACTTCGGAGCGCAGTACTGGCACGGCATCGATTCGCCCCTCAACAAGGAGTTGGTGTCAAAGCTCCGTGAAAGCGCGAAGATGACGCCGAACTACTCCTTCGCCGGCTCCTACCAGATCACCAAGCTGCTCCTCGACGCAGTCGCGAAGGCCGGCTCTGCGGAAGGTCCTGCTGTCATCAAAGCTCTGGAGGGCCTCGGCTATTCTGGACTGACGGGGCATGAGGAGATTCGTGCCGCCGATCACCAGGTCATCAAGGACTACTACCTGCTGAAGGGCAAGGCGAAGTCCGCAATGAAGGATAAGGACGACTTTGCCAACGTCGTAAATGCCGGCAAGTCGTTCCTTTCTCCCGAAGCTGCCGGCTGCAAGATGCAGCAAGGGTGA
- a CDS encoding cupin domain-containing protein, with protein MSIDLGARLRYVRGLHGLSQRALAKRTGVPNSTISLIESNGVNPSVGALKRILDGIPIGLSEFFAVEPESPRKAFYRADELTEIGKGPISYRQVGDTLFGRSLQILRERYEPGADTGRVPLVHDGEEGGIILSGRLEVFVDDERRILGPGDAYFFESRRPHRFRCIGPVACEVVSACTPPTF; from the coding sequence ATGAGCATCGATCTCGGTGCACGGCTTCGTTACGTTCGCGGCCTTCACGGCCTCTCGCAACGCGCCCTCGCCAAGCGCACGGGTGTGCCGAACTCGACGATCTCCCTCATCGAGTCGAACGGGGTGAACCCTTCCGTCGGCGCCCTGAAGCGCATCCTCGACGGCATCCCCATCGGATTGTCCGAGTTTTTCGCGGTCGAGCCGGAGAGCCCGCGCAAGGCCTTCTACCGGGCCGACGAACTCACCGAGATCGGCAAGGGACCGATCTCCTACCGTCAGGTCGGAGATACGTTGTTCGGCCGATCGCTGCAGATCCTCAGGGAACGTTACGAACCCGGCGCCGATACGGGCCGGGTGCCCCTCGTCCATGACGGCGAGGAGGGCGGCATCATCCTATCGGGCCGGCTCGAAGTGTTCGTGGACGACGAGCGCCGGATTCTCGGTCCCGGCGACGCCTACTTCTTCGAGAGCCGCCGTCCTCATCGCTTCCGCTGCATCGGTCCGGTCGCCTGCGAGGTGGTCAGTGCTTGCACGCCGCCAACGTTCTGA
- a CDS encoding FadR/GntR family transcriptional regulator, with translation MKQNPAPMRRIKLSDQIAEDLCRRIARDRLLPGDRLPNERALMEHYSCAKGTIREALKALEVQGLVAMQSGPNGGAEIRPISTDAAAQQLRRFFHFQELDFAHVYALRRSLEVALSISVIGRLKPHDFQRLEANIAECEAANTSGQRRIGRIIEVDFHDMLCDASDNHLLVFMCRFLNSLLRDLVEFRSESLVEHEAFGSHNVASHRALVTALRAEDADAVSVEMHKHMCCAEHFMQRLDAKFREDLLSSSSPDRA, from the coding sequence ATGAAGCAGAACCCGGCGCCGATGCGCCGCATCAAACTCTCCGACCAGATTGCCGAGGACCTGTGTAGGCGCATCGCCCGCGACCGTTTGCTGCCGGGTGACCGCCTGCCGAACGAACGTGCCCTGATGGAGCATTATAGCTGCGCTAAGGGGACGATCCGAGAAGCACTGAAGGCTCTCGAGGTCCAGGGCCTTGTGGCGATGCAGTCCGGTCCGAATGGCGGCGCCGAAATCCGCCCGATCTCCACTGATGCCGCCGCACAACAATTGCGTCGCTTCTTCCACTTCCAGGAACTTGATTTTGCCCATGTCTACGCCTTACGCCGCAGTTTGGAGGTAGCGCTGAGCATCAGCGTGATCGGGCGCTTGAAGCCTCATGACTTCCAACGTCTGGAGGCAAATATTGCAGAGTGCGAGGCAGCTAACACGAGCGGTCAGCGCAGGATTGGCCGTATTATTGAGGTCGATTTTCACGACATGTTATGTGATGCAAGTGATAATCACTTGCTAGTGTTTATGTGTCGGTTCCTAAACAGCCTGCTACGCGACTTGGTTGAGTTTCGCAGTGAAAGCCTAGTTGAACACGAAGCCTTTGGAAGTCACAACGTTGCCAGCCATCGGGCACTTGTCACTGCCTTACGCGCGGAGGATGCAGATGCGGTCAGCGTTGAAATGCACAAACACATGTGCTGTGCTGAGCACTTCATGCAGCGTCTCGACGCAAAGTTTCGAGAGGATCTCCTAAGCTCGTCCAGTCCAGATCGGGCATAA
- a CDS encoding ABC transporter ATP-binding protein has product MSGPIALALDGVQGFYGKSHILQGVSLEVRDGEIVCLLGRNGAGKTSTLKAICGLITPRWGSVRFQGTEVAGWPAHRIARAGLTLVPEDRGIFSLLSVEENLAIAERKGSPWALKDIFAMFPRLEERRRNGGAQLSGGEQQMLSIARALLSGPKLLMLDEPVEGLAPVIVEEIVTQIRAIRAAGVPILLVEQNLAVCTALADRHYILELGRVAYAAANGEFMADEAARDRFLGVKAA; this is encoded by the coding sequence ATGAGCGGCCCCATCGCCCTCGCCCTGGACGGGGTCCAGGGTTTCTACGGCAAGAGCCATATCCTCCAGGGCGTCAGCCTGGAGGTGCGGGACGGCGAGATCGTCTGCCTGCTCGGGCGCAACGGCGCTGGCAAGACCTCGACCCTGAAGGCCATATGCGGCCTCATCACCCCGCGCTGGGGCAGCGTGCGCTTTCAGGGCACCGAGGTCGCCGGCTGGCCCGCCCACCGCATCGCCCGGGCCGGCCTCACCCTCGTGCCGGAGGATCGCGGCATCTTCAGCTTGCTCAGCGTCGAGGAGAACCTGGCCATCGCCGAGCGCAAGGGCTCGCCCTGGGCGCTCAAGGACATCTTCGCGATGTTTCCACGCTTGGAGGAGCGCCGCCGCAACGGGGGCGCGCAGCTCTCAGGAGGCGAGCAGCAGATGCTGTCCATCGCCCGCGCGCTCCTGAGCGGACCGAAGCTCCTCATGCTCGACGAGCCGGTGGAGGGCCTTGCCCCCGTCATCGTGGAGGAGATCGTGACGCAGATCCGTGCCATCCGGGCGGCGGGCGTGCCGATTCTGCTGGTGGAGCAGAATCTGGCCGTCTGCACCGCGCTGGCCGACCGCCACTACATCCTCGAACTCGGCCGCGTCGCCTACGCGGCCGCCAATGGCGAATTCATGGCCGACGAGGCGGCGCGCGACCGCTTCCTCGGCGTCAAGGCGGCGTGA
- a CDS encoding branched-chain amino acid ABC transporter permease, whose translation MIPVLDRPLVQFGLATAAVLILPLVMRSGTLASEILIFGLAVAACNLLLGYTGLLSFGQGIFFGIGSYVAGLGLVRAGLPAPVMLAVSLSVGALVAAVVGWISIRRQGVYFVMLTLAFSQMFYFLAYTFSGITGGDNGFLDIPRPTLVGTRLTDPWTYYAYVAVLFLVLFAALQRVALSTFGRTLLAIRDNEARAGAIGYPVRAFKVAAFAISGAVTAFAGALHAMLIGVAPLSNIDYHTSETLLIMTIIGGSANLFASLLGAGAYLLAADALSEIWPRWLLALGLLLIVITLFLQRGLWGLIERAIALVTQAPPPDDPARPVVTPPPVAHAPEVAR comes from the coding sequence ATGATCCCCGTCCTCGACCGGCCCCTTGTCCAATTTGGCCTTGCAACTGCCGCCGTGCTGATCCTGCCGCTCGTTATGCGCTCAGGCACCCTCGCCAGCGAGATCCTGATCTTTGGGCTGGCGGTCGCTGCCTGCAACTTGCTGCTCGGCTATACCGGCCTCCTCTCCTTCGGCCAGGGCATCTTCTTCGGGATCGGCAGCTACGTGGCCGGCCTCGGCCTTGTCCGGGCCGGGCTGCCGGCCCCCGTGATGCTTGCGGTTTCGTTGAGCGTAGGCGCTCTCGTGGCGGCGGTGGTGGGCTGGATCTCGATCCGCCGCCAGGGCGTCTACTTCGTGATGCTGACGTTGGCCTTCTCGCAGATGTTCTACTTCCTGGCCTACACGTTCAGCGGCATCACGGGGGGCGACAACGGCTTCCTCGACATTCCGCGCCCGACCCTGGTCGGCACGCGCCTGACCGATCCGTGGACCTACTACGCCTACGTCGCGGTGCTCTTTCTCGTCCTCTTCGCAGCACTCCAGCGGGTGGCGTTGTCGACCTTCGGCCGAACCCTGCTCGCCATTCGCGACAACGAGGCCCGGGCAGGCGCCATCGGCTACCCGGTGCGGGCCTTCAAGGTCGCGGCTTTCGCGATCTCAGGCGCGGTCACCGCGTTTGCCGGCGCGCTCCACGCGATGTTGATCGGCGTCGCGCCCCTCTCCAACATCGACTACCACACCAGCGAGACCCTGCTGATCATGACGATCATTGGCGGCAGCGCGAATCTGTTCGCCTCGCTGCTCGGCGCTGGGGCCTATCTGCTGGCCGCCGACGCCCTCTCGGAGATCTGGCCGCGGTGGCTCCTTGCCCTCGGCCTCCTGCTCATCGTCATCACGCTGTTCCTCCAGCGCGGCCTCTGGGGCCTGATCGAGCGCGCCATCGCCCTGGTGACGCAGGCGCCCCCGCCCGACGACCCGGCCCGGCCGGTCGTAACGCCCCCCCCCGTCGCCCACGCACCGGAAGTCGCCCGATGA
- a CDS encoding branched-chain amino acid ABC transporter permease, with protein sequence MTYLFQILNGVGLGLLYFLLAVGLSIIFGLLQFVNFAHGAFYLLGAYLAYEGVERGLSFWVAMPMAAVIVAALAGMTERLLLRRVYKLPHTFHILVTVGLALVVQELVIIVWGPLGGNVVAPDELSGVMILGDFIYPEYRLFVIGFTVILAAALWWLLDRTRLGAIVRAGSESPQNMALLGYDTLSINTAVFALGAGLAGLAGALAAPIRGVEPFMGVEALGIAFVVVVIGGMGSYAGALAAGILVGVAQSLMATLWPEGARLVIYLGMAGIIMAMPRGLLGRA encoded by the coding sequence GTGACCTATCTCTTTCAGATCCTGAACGGCGTCGGACTTGGGTTGCTTTATTTCCTGCTAGCAGTAGGATTGAGCATCATCTTCGGGCTGCTGCAATTCGTGAACTTCGCTCACGGGGCATTCTACCTGCTCGGCGCTTATTTGGCCTACGAAGGGGTCGAGCGGGGTCTGAGTTTCTGGGTGGCGATGCCTATGGCGGCCGTGATCGTCGCGGCGCTTGCCGGAATGACGGAACGGCTGCTCCTACGCCGGGTCTACAAGCTGCCTCACACCTTCCACATCCTCGTCACCGTCGGGCTCGCGCTCGTGGTGCAGGAACTCGTCATCATCGTCTGGGGGCCGCTCGGCGGTAACGTAGTGGCGCCCGACGAACTGAGCGGCGTCATGATCCTCGGCGACTTCATCTATCCCGAGTACCGACTCTTCGTGATCGGCTTCACGGTGATTCTCGCCGCCGCCCTGTGGTGGCTCCTGGATCGGACGCGCCTCGGAGCCATCGTGCGGGCCGGATCAGAATCGCCGCAGAACATGGCGCTGCTCGGCTACGATACGTTGAGCATCAACACGGCCGTCTTCGCCCTCGGTGCGGGGCTCGCCGGGCTCGCCGGTGCGCTCGCGGCTCCGATCCGGGGCGTCGAGCCCTTCATGGGCGTCGAGGCGCTCGGGATCGCCTTCGTGGTGGTGGTGATCGGCGGGATGGGCAGCTACGCAGGGGCGCTCGCCGCCGGCATCCTAGTGGGCGTCGCTCAGAGCTTGATGGCGACGCTTTGGCCCGAGGGCGCGCGCCTCGTGATCTATCTTGGCATGGCCGGCATCATCATGGCGATGCCGCGCGGCCTGCTCGGCCGGGCCTGA
- a CDS encoding ABC transporter ATP-binding protein — protein sequence MSAPLLATEALGVRYGSFVALQDVTLRIAENSVHSIIGPNGAGKTTLFHALTGRIAPSGGRITLGGRDITRTSDHERVRLGLARSFQVTSLFPTLSVRENLRLAAQGKTPWQALPPWRRTEANRPALAMAEAMLERLDLTRVALRAAGELSHGQQRRLEVGMAMAAAPKVILLDEPTSGMGIDDIAAMTVLIRDLGRDHTVLFIEHNMGIVMNISDTVTVMRAGRVLVEGPPGRVRDDPEVRRAYLGNMITGDLVP from the coding sequence ATGAGTGCGCCCCTCCTCGCCACCGAAGCGCTCGGCGTCCGCTACGGCAGTTTCGTCGCCCTGCAAGACGTAACCCTTCGCATCGCCGAGAACAGCGTCCACTCGATCATCGGGCCGAACGGGGCCGGCAAGACCACGCTGTTCCACGCGCTGACCGGCCGGATCGCGCCCTCGGGCGGGCGCATCACGTTAGGCGGCCGGGACATCACCCGCACGTCGGACCACGAGCGCGTGCGCCTCGGCCTCGCCCGCTCCTTCCAGGTCACCAGCCTGTTCCCCACCCTGAGCGTGCGCGAGAACCTGCGACTGGCAGCGCAGGGCAAGACGCCCTGGCAGGCGCTGCCCCCCTGGCGCCGGACCGAAGCCAACCGGCCGGCGCTGGCCATGGCCGAGGCGATGCTGGAGCGCCTCGACCTCACACGGGTGGCCCTGCGCGCGGCCGGCGAACTGTCGCACGGCCAGCAGCGGCGCCTCGAGGTCGGGATGGCGATGGCGGCGGCGCCGAAGGTCATCCTCCTCGACGAGCCGACCTCCGGCATGGGCATCGACGACATTGCGGCGATGACGGTGCTGATTCGCGACCTCGGACGCGACCACACCGTGCTCTTCATCGAGCACAACATGGGCATTGTGATGAACATCTCCGACACCGTCACGGTGATGCGGGCCGGCCGCGTGCTGGTGGAGGGGCCGCCGGGCCGGGTCCGCGACGACCCGGAGGTGCGCCGGGCGTATCTCGGCAACATGATCACGGGAGACCTCGTGCCATGA